In Cyclopterus lumpus isolate fCycLum1 chromosome 17, fCycLum1.pri, whole genome shotgun sequence, a genomic segment contains:
- the LOC117746411 gene encoding early nodulin-75-like, which translates to MEDERMQGDEGEETWSSKHQIKLEAVSFQTSGPLHSSPDLRSPSLQSRPPVPFTPVQTSGPLHSSPDLWSPSLQSRPPVPFTPVQTAGPLPSSPDLRSPSLQSRPPVPFTPVQTAGPLPSSPDRRSPSLQSRPPVPFPPVQTFGPLHSSPDLWSPSLQSRPPVPFTPVQTAGPLHSSPDLRSPSLQSRPPVPFTPVQTSGPLHSSPDRRSPSLQSRPLVPFTPVQTSGPLHSIPDLRSPSLQSRPPVPFTPVQTSGPLHSSPDRRSPSLQSRPPVPFTPVQTAGPLHSSPDLRSPSLQSRPPVPFTPVQTSGPLHSSPDLRSPSLQSRPPVPFTPVQTSGPLHSSPDLRSPSLQSRPPVPFTPVQTAGPLHSRPDLRSPSLHSRPPVPFTPFQTAGPLHSSPDLLYIFSL; encoded by the exons atggaggatgagaggatgcaAGGAGACGAAGGAGAGGAGACGTGGAGCTCTAAGCACCAGATTAAACTGGAGGCCGTCAGCT TCCAGACCTCCGGTCCCCTTCACTCCAGTCCAGACCTCCGGTCCCCTTCACTCCAGTCCAGACCTCCGGTCCCCTTCACTCCAGTCCAGACCTCCGGTCCCCTTCACTCCAGTCCAGACCTCTGGTCCCCTTCACTCCAGTCCAGACCTCCGGTCCCCTTCACTCCAGTCCAGACCGCCGGTCCCCTTCCCTCCAGTCCAGACCTCCGGTCCCCTTCACTCCAGTCCAGACCGCCGGTCCCCTTCACTCCAGTCCAGACCGCCGGTCCCCTTCCCTCCAGTCCAGACCGCCGGTCCCCTTCACTCCAGTCCAGACCGCCGGTCCCCTTCCCTCCAGTCCAGACCTTCGGTCCCCTTCACTCCAGTCCAGACCTCTGGTCCCCTTCCCTCCAGTCCAGACCGCCGGTCCCCTTCACTCCAGTCCAGACCGCCGGTCCCCTTCACTCCAGTCCAGACCTTCGGTCCCCTTCCCTCCAGTCCAGACCGCCGGTCCCCTTCACTCCAGTCCAGACCTCTGGTCCCCTTCACTCCAGTCCAGACCGCCGGTCCCCTTCACTCCAGTCCAGACCTCTGGTCCCCTTCACTCCAGTCCAGACCTCTGGTCCCCTTCACTCCATTCCAGACCTCCGGTCCCCTTCACTCCAGTCCAGACCGCCGGTCCCCTTCACTCCAGTCCAGACCTCTGGTCCCCTTCACTCCAGTCCAGACCGCCGGTCCCCTTCACTCCAGTCCAGACCGCCGGTCCCCTTCACTCCAGTCCAGACCGCCGGTCCCCTTCACTCCAGTCCAGACCTTCGGTCCCCTTCCCTCCAGTCCAGACCGCCGGTCCCCTTCACTCCAGTCCAGACCTCTGGTCCCCTTCACTCCAGTCCAGACCTTCGGTCCCCTTCACTCCAGTCCAGACCGCCGGTCCCCTTCACTCCAGTCCAGACCTCTGGTCCCCTTCACTCCAGTCCAGACCTTCGGTCCCCTTCACTCCAGTCCAGACCGCCGGTCCCCTTCACTCCAGTCCAGACCGCCGGTCCCCTTCACTCCAGACCAGACCTCCGGTCCCCTTCCCTCCATTCCAGACCGCCGGTCCCCTTCACTCCATTCCAGACCGCCGGTCCCCTTCACTCCAGTCCAGACCTCCTCTACATATTCAGTttatga